Within the Mus caroli chromosome 10, CAROLI_EIJ_v1.1, whole genome shotgun sequence genome, the region GCCTGGGGGCACCGCTTCCACCAGCGGTGCCGGGGGCACGGGCTGCGGTTCAAGTGTGAAGTAGAGGCCGGCAGCGGCCGCATCCTGTTCCCGCAGCCGGTGCACAGCCTCTAGGATGCGCCGGCGGTGCACGGGAGCCAGCACCCCGATGGCGTCCAGGTCCGGGTCTCCGATCTGCTTGCACACTTCCAGGTCATCGTAGCCATTATCCACGAAGGACTCAGCGTACTGCGGGAGCTGTAACGCTTTCAGCCACTCGTAAACTATGTTGGTGCACATGGCTGAGACTCGGAACTCACCAGCGAGTACCCAAGTGACACGGGCGGCACCAGTTCTTGCAACTTTTAATCCTCTCCtggaaaggggtggggagaagaaacaGCAGGAAAAGTTTCTCCCTTAGTGGTTAGGCTCCGGCCGCAGAGTCAGAGCCATAGAAAGCAGCCGGGAAGGGAGCGAGAGAACACGAGGAGCGTCTAGCGGCGAAGTGGATTCCCCGAGCAGGCGCGGCGCTCGCGGGCACTGGCGACTGGGCGAGCGGCTCGGCTCCGCGCCGCCCCTGGATGCGCGGCCACCGCGGGGAGGGGCGCGCAGGCGGGGCCGGGCACACCCCTCGCACCCGCGCGGGTCACCGTCGCGCTGCGCCGCCCAGGAGGTTCCCCAGCTGGGGCAGTCTGGGGAGTGCTCGCTGCATGTCGCTATCTGGCCGGCTCGGTGGACGTCTGCAGCCGGGTCCCACTCCGTGGAGGCGGCTCCAGCGGGCAGACCCGTGGATGATGGCGAGCGCCTGGTCTGTGCGCTTGTCAGTCACTGTCGTTCCCGGGGTCACGGTGACCCGGTGGCTATTAAGCTTCCGGACTCCGGTGGCTGCCCTGGATATCTTTCGACATTTCTTTTGAATCCGACTTCTCCAAAcccctagattttttttcttcgcTCAGTTCCCAAGCCAGTGGTTACTCTCGCCTGGGTGTCCAAGGGCAGGACCCGGTCACTGGTCCTGAGAGAAGCTGTTGAGTCCAGTGTCCCTTCTCCTTTCCCGATGCACGTAGAATGTCCTTTCAAAGGAGCGGGTTGCTAAGGCTCCACAGGCGCGgcgtgtctgtctctgtggtgcTGCGCTCTGTGCCCCGAGCAGCTGCGTTTTGGCAGCAGGGTGGGAGCGACGTGGGGACTGTCCAGCCTGATGGGCGCGAGGCCCCTCCTCGCTACAACTAGTCACACCGGGTGGTGTCGGGAGGGGCACGGCTGCTCCCGATTGCCTCTCCCTCCAAGACCATCTGACCTGCGAAAGTTTGGGGTGGGTTGTTACTTTCTCCTCCTCGGTCAGCGCATCCCTACCTGATCggcatccctccccacccccaccttccttcCAGCCACACAAGCACACCGTGTTATGTCAAACCCCCTCAATCTCTCCCTGCCTTTTTGCTTTCTATTCACTTCGCATTACAGCTCTTCTGCCCCAGGTGACTCCCTGCCTAGGGACAAGAGAGGTTTTCTGACTCTGAGACAGGGACCACAGCCGACTCCCCCTTCTCTGCCCCAGGGTCGCGTGTTAATCGATACACCACCACATACACCACCACGCAGCTGTGTTAAAGAGAACACTAGGGCATCTAGCACTTCTGCCTAGATGGGAGTGAAAAAATTAACGGAGATTTCCTCCTGGTGCCCATGTCCCAGCTTTGAATGGAGGCgggggagtgaggaggaggagggcgacccccgGAGCTCCTGGGCCTCTTTTCACTGCATCTGATCTTTTGGGGAAGCAGTTAGAACCTTAAGAAACCTTGCAGGCAGCAACAATTTCCTTTTCACAAAAGTAACACTCAGCTTCACTCTAGAGCTAGACCTGGCCAATACCCTTCCTGTAAGAGTCCTTCTGGGGCCCTACCTGTCTCTAGGCACAACACTGATGATGGCACTGCCCATCCGTGGTGTTCCCTGGCTCCAGGACCGTTGGCTGTGGGTAAGGGACTCTCTGTGCCACGTTTCCACTAAATTAGTGAAGCTTAAACCCCTCTTGGAACAGACACTGAGaatcaaactctctctctctctctctctctctctctctct harbors:
- the Samd5 gene encoding sterile alpha motif domain-containing protein 5, which gives rise to MCTNIVYEWLKALQLPQYAESFVDNGYDDLEVCKQIGDPDLDAIGVLAPVHRRRILEAVHRLREQDAAAAGLYFTLEPQPVPPAPLVEAVPPGRRGEPCGSSAQGTRGDPRGQPGAPRSRELVSYPKLKLKIMIRDKLVRDGIHLSKPPYSRKVPMAGILEYLMNWPKSSQNH